The following coding sequences lie in one Alloacidobacterium dinghuense genomic window:
- a CDS encoding carboxypeptidase-like regulatory domain-containing protein, with protein sequence MHKHTLPFRTLALTLCFLMAAGEACLTWAQAAPPPKSLQIVILDGEGALNNIKQRTAHEPIVEVQDENHKPVAGAAVIFLLPNSGAGGTFNGALSFSTITDADGKAVAQGLRPNNITGKYQIQVRAKYNDLTTEATIAQENVGESTGPSHVGGHALMKWLLIGGAAAGAGVAIGIAVSQSGTHSTSITAGQPTVGAP encoded by the coding sequence ATGCATAAACATACTTTGCCGTTCCGAACGCTTGCGCTGACGCTTTGCTTCCTGATGGCTGCGGGTGAGGCTTGCCTTACCTGGGCGCAGGCTGCGCCGCCACCGAAGTCCCTGCAGATTGTGATCCTGGACGGCGAGGGTGCTCTCAACAACATTAAGCAGCGCACGGCTCATGAGCCCATCGTGGAAGTGCAGGATGAAAATCATAAGCCTGTCGCAGGAGCGGCCGTTATATTTCTGTTGCCTAACTCAGGCGCCGGCGGAACCTTTAACGGTGCACTGAGCTTTTCTACAATCACCGACGCCGACGGTAAGGCGGTTGCGCAAGGCCTGAGGCCAAACAATATTACGGGTAAATATCAGATTCAGGTCCGCGCGAAATATAACGACCTGACGACAGAAGCGACGATCGCTCAAGAGAATGTGGGAGAGAGCACGGGTCCGTCTCATGTAGGTGGTCATGCGCTCATGAAATGGCTGTTGATTGGCGGCGCTGCCGCAGGCGCAGGAGTTGCCATTGGGATCGCAGTATCGCAGAGTGGAACACATTCTACCTCCATCACTGCGGGTCAGCCCACTGTGGGAGCGCCTTAA
- the pgeF gene encoding peptidoglycan editing factor PgeF: MRQAAESLDCRNWSEGPRRPAPQKQKHLGVDKERIEVVQAPAWSELPWLMHGFSTRTGGKSTAYRPDQPEGELNLGFTASDSKETVLANRRLFVSAVAKTADTPALVTLKQVHSSITHVVGKADADDVAKHKGDGMMTIEPGILLGIQTADCIPVIIADRQKRAVAAFHAGWRGTLKRIVESGVGRMRMEFGSRPEDLIAAIGPGIGACCYAIGEEVQNEFESQFSYASELFFEAYDSDPIKEKYPLLFLTARAPGHSNIGPKLHLDLVKANGRQLLDAGLLADSIFVQGDCTSCRTDHYFSHRADHGFTGRSLSVIGIRA; the protein is encoded by the coding sequence ATGCGTCAAGCTGCAGAGTCGCTGGATTGCCGCAATTGGTCCGAAGGGCCTCGAAGGCCCGCTCCGCAAAAGCAGAAACACCTAGGTGTGGACAAAGAGCGGATTGAGGTCGTACAGGCACCCGCCTGGTCAGAACTTCCTTGGCTGATGCACGGCTTCAGCACACGTACCGGCGGAAAGAGCACCGCATACCGACCAGACCAACCGGAAGGCGAACTTAACCTCGGGTTCACTGCATCGGATTCCAAAGAGACCGTGCTCGCCAACCGCAGACTCTTCGTGTCCGCTGTGGCAAAGACTGCGGACACACCTGCGTTAGTGACGCTGAAACAGGTCCATTCATCCATTACCCATGTCGTAGGAAAGGCAGACGCTGACGACGTGGCCAAGCACAAAGGCGATGGCATGATGACGATCGAACCCGGCATCCTGTTGGGTATTCAAACCGCAGACTGCATTCCTGTCATCATCGCCGACCGCCAGAAACGGGCGGTAGCTGCTTTCCACGCCGGATGGCGTGGGACCTTAAAGCGCATTGTCGAAAGCGGAGTTGGCCGGATGCGTATGGAATTTGGCAGCCGTCCAGAAGATCTTATCGCTGCTATCGGTCCCGGTATAGGAGCGTGCTGCTATGCCATCGGCGAAGAAGTTCAGAATGAGTTTGAATCGCAGTTCAGCTATGCGTCAGAGCTATTCTTCGAGGCATACGATTCTGACCCCATCAAGGAAAAATACCCGCTGCTTTTTCTCACCGCCCGGGCTCCGGGCCACTCCAACATCGGACCTAAGCTGCATCTCGATCTGGTAAAAGCCAACGGTCGTCAGTTACTGGATGCCGGCCTGCTTGCCGACAGCATTTTTGTTCAGGGCGATTGCACCAGTTGCCGCACTGACCACTACTTCTCTCACCGTGCCGATCATGGATTCACTGGTCGTAGTTTGTCGGTCATTGGAATCAGAGCATAA
- a CDS encoding FG-GAP repeat domain-containing protein, whose amino-acid sequence MRTFRSEFPRVASFIGLFMLAPLCAGAQEQPQPPPAYNSATSLTSNSPTLTLPGSLTLTSVVSAPNGGGVPTGKVTFDYDTTNSLGTANLTILTKTEAFPTAPSNAFAFGTEPFPFWATSLFSATEMDLAIIDQNLSTSDGSPIVTIFPGLGRGGFGTPTPHTVEINKTLPNGAYIDAIASGDFHNDGNQEFLLHLKEYGESSGPVPSAYDMVDSKLTDTFIGVPPPCAEGDPNCNFNDQDNEVLAVDDFNGDGYADVGVLVTNYFGVLQNYLGYNPVTQPRIRIGINNKGTAGVPFFSFGPNATLPTFVDTVNTGATDYYCPQAIATGQFRKNGSKDVVSVGRQSVWYYNSYTGGYYTNYCTQPSSPGYLVLLLGDGTGNLTSQTPIQLGSSPAAVGVGDFNKDGNLDAVVVDQVDNTVEILYGKGDGTFSAQPFTITAGNGPDSIQVADFNGDGYPDVAIGDYADGIVYLLLNDGTGKLLAPVNVYAGIAAEPVAILAQDMNGDGLADLTALSSRLIVDGGTAALAAAATNNVAVLLNSASAQATLTTAMMTLPSGNRTLTANFPGDLNFNSSTSAGDAVVVMQTPSVIQWLAPAAIQYGTQLSATQLDATASLPGTFAYTPPAGTVLNAGTQTLSALFVPTDNFNYSNATATVPITVTKAPSVITWPPPAAIEYGTPLGATQLNASANIPGTFVYTPAAGTILTPGTSTLSVAFTPANAVDYNPATATVSISVNGASLVSIAPTNANLGSAAFNLTVVGQGFTQGATVLWNGSPLSTSYVDLNHLIAQVPASLLKTVGTATVTVMDPASVPVAGSAIFTITPPPAVATATAPQTSDPATDQSVQLTLSPYPADITVTLTLSFAPTPPNTVGDPAVLFANGTTVDTFVVPANSTAAIAPVSFQTGTTAGTITITFQLTAGGANVTPSTLAPIVVTVPALPPVITSAKLTRNGQSIQLVIEGISSTRDMSQAEFQFTPASGATLKTTDLTVSLSGAFTTWYSDATSDAFGTAFQYTQPFTLDSNATDVQSVTVTLTNSVGPSQPATAQ is encoded by the coding sequence ATGAGAACGTTCAGGAGTGAATTCCCGCGCGTCGCTTCGTTCATCGGGTTATTCATGCTTGCTCCGTTGTGTGCAGGCGCACAAGAGCAGCCACAGCCGCCACCGGCATACAATAGCGCGACTTCGCTCACATCGAATAGCCCTACCCTGACATTGCCCGGCAGCCTGACCTTGACGAGCGTGGTTTCAGCTCCGAATGGTGGAGGTGTTCCCACCGGCAAGGTGACCTTCGACTACGATACGACCAACTCGCTCGGAACTGCGAACCTCACTATTCTCACGAAAACCGAGGCCTTTCCGACGGCACCCTCGAATGCGTTTGCGTTCGGCACTGAACCATTTCCCTTTTGGGCGACGAGCTTATTCAGCGCGACGGAGATGGATCTTGCGATCATCGATCAAAACCTATCCACCTCTGACGGCAGTCCCATCGTCACGATCTTTCCCGGACTCGGGCGGGGCGGATTCGGTACTCCAACCCCGCATACCGTAGAGATCAACAAAACACTGCCCAATGGCGCCTACATCGACGCAATCGCCAGCGGGGATTTCCATAACGATGGCAACCAGGAATTCCTGCTTCATCTAAAGGAATACGGCGAATCGTCAGGTCCAGTGCCGAGCGCGTATGACATGGTAGATTCGAAGCTTACCGATACCTTCATCGGCGTGCCGCCGCCGTGCGCAGAGGGCGATCCGAATTGCAATTTCAACGACCAGGATAATGAGGTGCTTGCAGTCGACGACTTCAATGGAGACGGCTATGCCGACGTCGGTGTGCTTGTAACCAATTATTTCGGAGTTCTGCAAAACTATCTCGGCTACAATCCGGTTACGCAGCCTCGCATCCGCATCGGTATCAATAACAAGGGAACCGCTGGTGTCCCCTTTTTCTCGTTTGGTCCGAACGCAACGCTTCCCACTTTCGTGGACACGGTGAATACGGGGGCCACGGATTATTACTGCCCACAAGCGATCGCGACCGGCCAGTTTCGAAAGAACGGGAGCAAAGATGTTGTCTCGGTGGGTAGGCAAAGCGTCTGGTACTACAACTCCTATACAGGCGGCTATTACACGAACTATTGTACTCAGCCTTCTTCGCCTGGCTACCTGGTGCTGCTGCTGGGCGACGGCACAGGAAACCTGACCAGCCAGACGCCCATTCAACTCGGAAGTAGTCCTGCTGCGGTCGGGGTTGGGGACTTTAACAAGGACGGCAACCTCGATGCCGTTGTGGTGGATCAGGTAGACAACACGGTTGAAATTCTCTACGGCAAAGGAGACGGAACGTTCTCTGCACAGCCGTTCACAATCACTGCTGGAAATGGTCCGGACAGCATACAGGTTGCCGATTTCAACGGCGACGGCTACCCCGACGTTGCCATCGGCGACTATGCGGACGGCATTGTTTATCTTCTCTTGAACGATGGAACTGGGAAGCTTCTGGCGCCTGTCAATGTCTACGCCGGCATTGCTGCGGAGCCAGTCGCCATCCTTGCGCAGGATATGAATGGAGATGGACTTGCAGACCTGACGGCGCTGTCGTCTCGCTTGATAGTGGACGGAGGAACAGCCGCTCTTGCTGCCGCCGCAACGAACAATGTGGCGGTTCTTCTGAATTCAGCATCAGCGCAGGCGACGTTGACCACGGCAATGATGACGCTGCCCTCCGGCAATCGTACGCTCACTGCGAATTTCCCCGGCGACTTGAATTTCAACAGCAGTACATCTGCCGGCGATGCCGTCGTTGTCATGCAAACTCCGTCAGTCATCCAGTGGCTCGCACCGGCTGCTATCCAATACGGTACACAGCTCAGCGCAACACAGTTGGACGCCACCGCGAGTTTGCCCGGAACCTTCGCATACACGCCCCCGGCGGGAACCGTTTTGAATGCCGGTACTCAGACGCTTTCCGCGCTCTTCGTTCCAACAGATAATTTCAATTACTCCAACGCGACGGCGACTGTGCCCATCACTGTCACGAAAGCTCCTTCTGTCATCACCTGGCCTCCTCCTGCCGCGATAGAGTATGGAACTCCGCTCGGAGCTACACAGCTCAATGCATCTGCCAACATACCGGGCACCTTCGTTTATACGCCCGCCGCAGGGACCATCCTCACTCCGGGCACTTCGACCCTCTCCGTAGCCTTCACTCCTGCGAATGCCGTTGACTACAATCCGGCGACCGCCACGGTGTCCATTAGCGTTAACGGAGCTTCCCTGGTCAGCATCGCTCCGACCAACGCAAATCTTGGAAGCGCGGCCTTTAACCTGACTGTTGTCGGGCAGGGATTTACCCAGGGCGCAACTGTTCTGTGGAACGGTTCACCGCTGAGCACCTCTTACGTCGACCTGAACCATCTGATAGCTCAGGTGCCGGCTTCATTGCTCAAAACGGTGGGAACAGCAACCGTTACTGTCATGGATCCGGCCTCAGTTCCTGTCGCTGGCTCGGCAATATTTACCATTACGCCTCCACCTGCAGTTGCTACAGCAACCGCGCCGCAAACCAGCGATCCGGCCACGGACCAGAGTGTTCAGCTTACGCTGAGTCCGTATCCGGCCGACATAACAGTTACGCTCACGCTTAGTTTTGCGCCGACACCGCCGAATACAGTCGGTGACCCGGCGGTTCTGTTTGCCAATGGCACGACCGTGGATACATTTGTCGTCCCCGCCAATTCAACGGCAGCGATTGCTCCGGTCAGCTTCCAAACCGGCACCACCGCCGGAACCATCACGATTACCTTTCAACTTACGGCTGGCGGAGCGAACGTCACTCCGTCGACGCTTGCTCCGATCGTGGTTACGGTGCCTGCTTTGCCTCCGGTGATCACCAGTGCGAAGCTTACCCGGAATGGCCAGTCTATCCAGTTGGTAATCGAAGGGATCTCCTCGACGCGCGACATGTCACAGGCGGAGTTCCAGTTCACGCCTGCGTCTGGCGCGACTCTCAAAACAACAGACTTAACGGTGTCGCTGTCGGGGGCGTTCACCACGTGGTATTCAGATGCAACTTCGGACGCATTTGGCACGGCATTCCAATATACGCAGCCGTTTACGCTCGACAGTAATGCTACCGATGTTCAAAGCGTCACCGTGACCCTTACAAATTCTGTGGGCCCATCACAACCTGCTACTGCTCAATGA
- a CDS encoding sensor histidine kinase encodes MKGGESLAAIAHDARNVAAALGLCCDLLAEPGVLAEGNQHFAEELQAIASASCALVEKLTIPPLASGMERGFRSIRRVANTFPHSDSIDDLAAAVEQLKGPLAALAGAKIDLQMECLTCFGRVGLSHEDLTRILINLTRNAAEAMPHGGRIRITVQQGDGGSFLDSVHPPETVLLCVQDSGPGIPQGYIDRLFDAGFTTKIHSAGGLHGMQRGLGMHIVRRLVEAVGGRVRVTSAPGGGARFEMELPLIHRERANSGFPADFPERATLKC; translated from the coding sequence TTGAAAGGCGGCGAGTCGCTCGCTGCCATTGCGCATGATGCCCGTAATGTCGCGGCTGCGCTCGGGCTCTGCTGCGATCTGCTGGCCGAGCCCGGAGTACTGGCGGAGGGAAATCAGCACTTCGCTGAGGAACTGCAGGCTATAGCCTCTGCAAGCTGCGCTCTTGTAGAAAAGCTGACAATTCCTCCATTGGCCAGCGGAATGGAACGGGGTTTCAGGAGTATTCGTCGCGTTGCGAATACTTTTCCGCACTCAGATTCCATCGATGATTTGGCCGCTGCCGTCGAGCAGCTTAAGGGACCTCTCGCCGCACTGGCAGGGGCAAAGATCGACTTGCAAATGGAATGCCTGACTTGCTTTGGGCGCGTCGGGCTTTCGCACGAAGACTTGACTCGCATTCTTATCAACCTTACGCGCAATGCCGCCGAAGCCATGCCGCATGGTGGACGTATTCGGATCACCGTACAGCAAGGTGACGGCGGCAGCTTTTTGGATTCGGTGCATCCGCCTGAAACGGTACTTCTCTGTGTGCAGGATTCCGGTCCCGGGATTCCGCAGGGCTACATCGACCGACTTTTTGACGCTGGATTCACCACAAAGATACACAGCGCTGGAGGACTGCATGGAATGCAGCGCGGCTTGGGCATGCACATCGTGCGCAGATTGGTAGAGGCTGTCGGGGGTCGCGTTCGCGTCACATCGGCTCCGGGAGGCGGAGCGCGCTTTGAGATGGAGTTACCTCTGATTCATCGCGAACGGGCAAACAGCGGCTTTCCTGCTGACTTTCCAGAAAGGGCAACCTTAAAATGCTAA
- a CDS encoding tagatose 1,6-diphosphate aldolase, with translation MSTKLTPGKLAGLKSVSNERGVIAAAAMDQRGSLKKSLAKEKGVAEMPDSALEEFKILVTEVLTKHASAILLDPEYGLPASKRRNGKGLLLAYEKTGYDAALPGRLPDLLDVWSVRRLKEAGADCIKILLYYTPFEKSPINDLKHAWVERIGDECRAHDIPFFLETVGYAVHGEDEKSVEYAKRKPDVVTGSMEEFGKERYGVDVLKVEVPIQMEFVAGTRAFKGEQAYTRAEALEHFRIAASSTHKPFIYLSAGVSNPVFIETLELAAESGTTFNGVLCGRATWKDGIAVYAKQGAKAFEDWLNTEGVKNIENVNQALKAAHSWYDKVGLKAEAFV, from the coding sequence ATGTCAACCAAACTGACCCCCGGAAAACTGGCCGGACTAAAATCAGTCTCTAATGAGCGCGGCGTCATCGCCGCAGCCGCCATGGACCAGCGCGGCTCGCTGAAGAAGTCGCTGGCGAAGGAAAAAGGCGTGGCTGAAATGCCCGATTCAGCCTTAGAGGAATTCAAGATCCTCGTAACGGAAGTCCTGACCAAACACGCCTCGGCCATTCTGCTCGATCCTGAGTACGGACTCCCCGCTTCCAAGAGGCGCAACGGTAAGGGTCTGCTGCTCGCCTACGAGAAAACCGGATACGATGCTGCTCTACCTGGCCGCTTACCTGATCTGCTCGACGTCTGGTCCGTGCGCCGCCTCAAGGAAGCGGGCGCAGATTGCATCAAGATCCTGCTCTACTACACGCCCTTCGAAAAGTCCCCGATCAACGATCTCAAACACGCTTGGGTCGAGCGCATCGGCGATGAGTGCCGCGCACACGACATTCCTTTCTTCCTTGAAACCGTTGGCTACGCCGTACATGGCGAAGACGAGAAGAGCGTCGAATACGCAAAGCGTAAGCCCGACGTCGTTACCGGATCGATGGAGGAATTCGGTAAGGAGCGTTATGGCGTTGACGTCCTGAAGGTCGAAGTTCCCATCCAGATGGAGTTTGTCGCCGGGACCCGTGCCTTCAAAGGCGAACAGGCTTACACACGCGCCGAAGCCCTCGAACATTTCCGGATTGCTGCTTCTTCCACACACAAGCCATTCATCTACCTCTCGGCCGGCGTCTCAAACCCGGTCTTCATCGAAACCCTTGAACTAGCCGCTGAAAGCGGCACTACATTCAACGGCGTACTGTGCGGCCGGGCAACGTGGAAAGATGGCATCGCTGTCTACGCCAAGCAGGGCGCGAAGGCATTTGAAGACTGGCTCAACACCGAAGGCGTCAAGAACATCGAGAACGTCAACCAGGCCCTCAAGGCTGCGCACTCCTGGTATGACAAGGTTGGTCTAAAGGCCGAAGCGTTCGTTTAG
- a CDS encoding integration host factor subunit beta, with amino-acid sequence MTKADLVEEVTQLGDLTRRDGEVIVDTIFDSVIHALKTGDKIEIRGFGSFRIRQRKPRIGRNPKTGAKVEVPAKRVPYFKPSKELRDLVNPKAESPAPNPETHSA; translated from the coding sequence ATGACCAAAGCAGACTTGGTGGAGGAAGTGACCCAACTCGGCGACCTGACGCGGCGCGATGGTGAGGTAATCGTGGATACAATTTTCGATTCCGTCATTCACGCGCTCAAGACCGGGGATAAAATCGAAATCCGTGGCTTTGGAAGCTTTCGTATCCGGCAACGCAAGCCGCGGATTGGACGCAATCCCAAAACAGGCGCAAAGGTCGAAGTTCCGGCCAAGCGCGTACCTTACTTCAAGCCCAGCAAAGAATTACGGGACTTAGTGAATCCCAAGGCTGAGAGTCCGGCTCCCAACCCGGAGACACACTCGGCCTAA
- the rph gene encoding ribonuclease PH — protein sequence MPDQSKTFFRSVGRATDALRPVRLTPHYVAAAEGSVLIEIGNTRVLCNATVEQGVPTWLRNSGRGWVTAEYGMLPRATLTRSPREAERGKVGGRTHEIQRLIGRSLRAVVDMKALGERMVILDCDVLQADGGTRTAAITGACAALGIALNRMVKTGALSKSPLTQFVAATSVGVVEDTVLLDLAYEEDSQAEVDMNVVMTEDGGLVEVQATAERTPFARSRMLEMMDQAARGIEQLLEAQRAVLKEAV from the coding sequence ATGCCAGATCAGTCAAAGACCTTTTTTCGCTCTGTCGGCCGCGCCACAGACGCCCTGCGCCCCGTTCGGCTGACGCCTCATTACGTTGCCGCAGCCGAGGGTTCCGTTCTTATCGAAATTGGGAACACACGCGTGCTGTGTAACGCAACCGTTGAACAGGGCGTACCGACGTGGCTGCGAAACAGTGGTCGCGGCTGGGTCACCGCCGAATACGGGATGCTTCCCCGCGCTACGCTCACCCGTAGCCCGCGCGAGGCGGAGCGCGGAAAAGTCGGCGGCCGAACCCACGAGATTCAGCGGCTCATCGGCCGCTCGCTACGTGCCGTCGTCGACATGAAGGCACTTGGCGAGCGCATGGTGATCCTCGACTGCGATGTCCTTCAAGCCGATGGCGGAACCCGCACGGCAGCGATTACCGGAGCCTGCGCCGCATTGGGAATTGCTCTGAACCGCATGGTTAAAACCGGAGCGCTGTCGAAATCTCCCTTGACGCAGTTCGTCGCCGCAACCAGCGTCGGCGTGGTGGAAGATACCGTGCTGCTCGACCTGGCCTATGAAGAAGACTCTCAGGCCGAGGTAGACATGAATGTCGTCATGACAGAGGATGGCGGCCTCGTAGAAGTGCAGGCAACGGCCGAGCGCACACCGTTCGCGCGCAGCCGCATGCTGGAAATGATGGATCAGGCTGCACGCGGTATCGAACAGTTGTTGGAAGCGCAGCGCGCTGTGCTCAAAGAAGCGGTCTGA
- the sppA gene encoding signal peptide peptidase SppA has protein sequence MTEGKRRSAWFWVFLGGGLFVAFVAVVSVLGYFAVQSLGGNTSFGDSIGVIDVDGVILAADKTVDSLRKFDQDDSIKAIILHIDSPGGGAAASQEIYQQVRRIRDEKKKPIIASIQSVGASGAYYIASGANKIYANDASIVGSIGVIMEWTNYGDLLKWAKLKPEVLKAGSLKDAGSPTREMTPEERAYFQGLIDNMHSQFIRDVASGRGIGVDTLSPLATGQVWTGQQALPLHLIDKQGGFRDALLDTAKQVGISGEPNVVKPTKKGRSVWDLVTTDADDLLQNPEQLLEKHAGFYFLWR, from the coding sequence ATGACTGAAGGAAAACGCCGTTCGGCATGGTTCTGGGTATTTTTAGGCGGCGGACTCTTTGTTGCCTTTGTTGCAGTTGTAAGCGTGCTGGGATACTTTGCCGTGCAATCGCTCGGCGGCAATACGAGCTTTGGCGACAGTATTGGTGTGATCGATGTAGACGGAGTCATTCTGGCTGCGGATAAAACTGTCGACAGTCTGCGCAAGTTCGATCAGGATGATTCGATCAAGGCGATTATCCTGCACATTGATTCTCCCGGTGGTGGAGCTGCCGCTTCCCAGGAGATCTACCAGCAGGTCCGGCGCATCCGCGATGAAAAGAAGAAGCCGATCATCGCGTCCATCCAGAGCGTCGGCGCGAGTGGCGCCTACTACATAGCTTCGGGCGCGAACAAGATTTACGCCAATGACGCCAGTATCGTCGGATCGATTGGCGTCATCATGGAATGGACCAACTATGGAGATCTGCTGAAGTGGGCAAAACTGAAGCCCGAAGTTTTGAAGGCCGGATCCCTCAAAGATGCTGGATCGCCAACACGCGAGATGACTCCTGAGGAACGTGCGTATTTCCAGGGGCTGATCGATAACATGCACTCTCAATTCATTCGCGATGTGGCTTCAGGGCGTGGGATCGGCGTCGATACGCTGAGCCCGCTCGCTACCGGGCAGGTCTGGACAGGGCAGCAGGCGCTGCCGCTGCATCTAATTGATAAACAAGGTGGATTCCGCGATGCCCTTCTGGACACGGCGAAGCAGGTCGGCATTTCGGGAGAGCCAAATGTCGTAAAACCCACCAAAAAAGGGCGTTCTGTTTGGGACCTAGTGACTACAGATGCGGATGATTTGTTACAAAATCCGGAGCAGCTATTGGAAAAACATGCGGGGTTCTATTTTCTTTGGAGATAA